ctcaTTTTCTTATGAAACGGTTGGCGAATTTCCTCAAATGTTTTAggaatttatgaaataaaaaatatctgcaTAAGGTGGTTTTAAGATATAAATGCAAACTTAAGTCATTATGCGATGCTTTTGAAGCTCTGCAGGGTTGTTCAACCGACGAGTAGCGAGTCATATTTTACACAAACCTCATTTTGTTCcaaacatacatgacatatttgccgctgaacgttaagcaatcaacaatcaatcaatcacaaactattatacagaaaatacaaaatgagctgaaacttttgaaattgaGACAAAGTTGGAAGGAAATAAAGAGAGAAAATACATGCCTTCGAAGCTATATGACCGGGCGAAATTTTCTATATAGTGCAACATGCCTCAAATTGAAATCGtgttttagttatttaaaaCAGACCCCGTTAGATAACAATTTATGTGGTAAACAACTGGATCAAAATACatacactgttttttttttaaactatattaaaatgatcgttacatatatattcacgAGAAGGTATACAacagattaaaatacttaagaCTATTTGCAAGACAAGGGCTCGCCAAAGAATTCACACACGTTATGTAGCCCGTATTATAGTTACTTAAAAGTATAATGGAAAGTATTAATATCTATTTCTTATATTTCTAATCGTATAAATGTAATCCATACGAAATTGCCTGCGAAAGGATCAATgcggtttttaaataaaatacaaagtataCACATGTAATCTCTTTAGTGTTGTGACACAGTCCCCACATTTAAAGTGTAAATTGTCAACCTCAGCGTCGtgaatataccttttcgtaacatgtctaATGATGTGCGATGATAACTAAAAGAACAAACTACGAATATACGAATATTTCAGTCATAAACACTCAAATAGATAAATAGTAAACGAAGTAGTCTAAGATTACCGTCTGACAACAAAGCCATAATTGACTTTCAAACGATGATGCATGTCTGCAATGCTGATATCCTCTTTCAAACCCATTTCCCTCtgcaatttaaacaaataataacataattaaatatCAGTGAGATAATACGTGTGTAAGCTAAATTTTGTTATCAAACTATACAAAATAATGCCCCGCACTACACCCTATATTATAACAAAGTCAATTTAAGACTTTCTTTGTCTGAAAGACACAATTGATGTCCTGTAGATGGAAAGTGCAATTCTAAAATAACTTTAACATTTAACCGCTTGTACCACCAAAATTACAAAGTTCAATTCACTCCTTAAAGagcaaatatttataaaaaatcaaatgtctgACGACACGCACACCTTCAACATGTGTTCAAACAGTCAACAAAGTGAAAACGTCCTAGCAGTTTTTataaggcttttttttttaaatttgcacaACATTTTAAGACATGCGTACTGAATTTTTCAATTGGGAAAACAGTATTTCAGATTGACCCATCAAGTTAAAATGTCGATTGCGGAATCACAATACTGCAACTCTtatctaaaacaaaatcttaCAGGCATACCTCAATAGTAGATAACACAATATCAAAATCTGTCAACTTTGAAACTCCTCTTCTATTGTTAAGTCCTAACCTTGGTAACACCTTTCTTTTCAGATATTCATatcttgaaaataaagaaagcCTTACACAATCAATAAGTACAACTCTTATGAAGCATTTCagggtttttttctttctttgactTACAAGTGTCTTTGCAAAAGCAATCAAGTTTATAACCCAGGTCGGAATATTAGAATTTATCATTTGTGCTATTGAAACGGTTTAAAATCATGTGCAaaacatttaagaattgaatgcttctttttgtaattttattggggtgtaaaagcgttgaccgaagtacattttgtatgaagcgaggaagcggtcaacgcttttacaaccctataaagttacaaaaagaagcattcaatacttataattacattttttagctacatgtaggatcatgaaaacacgatttttatccagttttatttaattcacctgtgcactttattgtgggacctcgtgtcatcatgcatgataaatgttattgtctcatgcaattgtttacggaataacatgtgatgtgctgttagccaatcagaataacgtattataatgaaacatacatctaatgtaattattcgaaaaaaaatcgaaatattCAGGTTCATACTTATTAATAAAAGAGAAATGAGATCTATACATTCTTTTTGGGGAGAAAAGTTTCAATTACTGTTCAGAGTGTTTCtctggtggtttttttttgtatttacgtTAGACTATTTGTAAAACAACCACGTGTATCATTTAATTGATGAATGAATTAGGATCGATCGTACTCATAACTTACTCTGAAAGATGACATTGAAAGAACACTATTGGTAAGGTGCAGtataagttaacattttttagtGAATAATGATGGGGAAACAAAGCCTAATAATAGTATATAATATTGTCATCTTGGAAACAACAAACTGTTGTTACACATATCTTGGTTACACTGACTAAGATAACCAGTATGATTGCTTATAAAGCATGTGTTTTAGCAGGCACATCTCTTcgacaatttaaaagaaaaacggAAAACAAAAGTCACTATCATTTTGCTGGGggtaaaagacaaaaatacagtgcattgaagaaaaaatactattttgtttaattttttgttaactttttttactacaaaatcGACTATACTACTCATAATTCAGGCGCGTAGCTCCGTATACGCTAACACGCAGTTGCGTGCACATCAATTcggcatgcaaaaaaaaatgcaaaataaaatttatcaattaaatgtttaaaggaaacacatatattgtcacttttaattcatgaaatgtcattaaataacggTATCTGGTTTAAAATAGAAGTTTAATTGGAGATCATGACAAAATCGGACAGTAACTTGTATCGTATacaacatttgaatttgttttactCAGTCTAACACATGTAGTATCGGAGCACATTTTACATAGTACGGTTTATCTGTTTGGAATGAGTTGCAATTGTAACAATCGGCATTATAGTTTATCTGAATCCTTCGATATCGTTGACAATATGCCATGGCGAAAACGAAATAGTATTGAAAAGTCTCATTATATTATGCGTTTATAGACCAGATGATAATGGAACTAGAAAGTGGGTCGCGTCTGGTTTTATCAGATCTGCTCCCTCGTGTTCGTGTAACAAGTAAACCATTAtgggtcaaagtacggccttcaaaacggagccttggctcacaccgaacaacaagctacaaAGGGCCTCAAATGTACGagtgtgaaaccattcaaaagggaaaaccaacggtctactCAATAGTCtttataaaaaacgagaaacgagaaacacgtataaattacatattaaaacaaacgacaactactgagaAGTTCGTTTCTGCCTAGACCCGAAGAGcagattttggacaattttgagtaaattctgtatcacaaaatgtgtagtttatgtatacaattaagaattgaatacttcttttttcaaatttattggggtgtaaaagcgttgaccgaagtacattttgtatgaagcgcggaagcgctttattctaaaaatgtatgcacggtcaacgcttttacagccctataaagttacaaaaagaagcatttaatacttataattacattttttagctaggatcatgaaaacacgatttttatcaagttgtgtgtaattcacctgtgcactttattgtgggacctcgtgtcatcatgaatgataagttttattgtctagtgcaattgcttacggaataacatgtgatgtgcagttagccaatcagaataacgtattataatgaaacatacatctaatgtaattatttaaccATGCATCGATTTAATCTATTCATAAGAATTATTAATAGTTTATCTTTCATTAACTGTTTATAAGACCTATCTACAAGAAGCTACTCTTTTAACCGTCCTATGACCAAAAAccgagaaagaaaaaaaattctgcaaAAAAGGGTCCCAAAAATTGTTcacctcgctccgctcggcagTACTTGTTTGCACATCATTTCCTTCTAGCTACGCCCCtgcatattattattttctgtcaTGGACATGTACACATATTGCTTCACATAGTTGAATAATGTTTTTGATTCGCGAATATTAATGGTTTAGTTGCGTCCGGGTGTTATTTCCAACGGATGCCTAACCAATCAGATAGCAAGATTGTAGcttctaaaaaataataatgttaccTACTTCATAGGAACAGCATGTCGCTGGTTTAAAAGATGACAAATTATTGTGTGTGTATATCCGATTCTATGGTAATGTCGTATAACTGCTtcaatatctaaaataaaaatttaaaaaaaaaagatatgacaTGATGTATGCTAGCACGACATATATTTCGAAATGTAGTTATCATTAtcctagatatatatatatatgtgatttagtgtaaatgtaatttaatgacaaactatttttgttatttatgtgcGTTACATGGTCTTCTATGCAAAGTTATCCAATTAAGGGTGTTACCACCTCtcgtttttgaaattttttccaGCTTTTCAGAATCCTGTGATTTTATCATAATGTTGCCATCAAAATAATGTGTCCGCTAACCccaacttttcttttcataatttcgTTACATATAGTTTAAAAAGCCATATTTGAAATTCTTGATGTTTTCAATAGTTATTGCAACAACAAGAAACGGCCGATGTTAAAGGTATGAAAAATCTAAAGGGAAACATCTTCCGCCAGATTTTCAATTGCTTATAAAggttagcggcaataagtgaaataaGACTTTTAAAAGTTTGTACTAGacaataagctaacgcctacGTAGGCATTACTTGAAGTAATTAAGATTGTTTCCTGAAATCTGATGATGAATGTTCAACCTATTTCCGAACATAATTTTAAGCAATAAGTGAACTGTAGTATCTATGTATATTCGTTGACATATTCTTGATATAAAGtagttatatacatataccaaAGATCTTTAAGTTTTAGTATTTTTCGTATTCAAAACAGAAATCAATACGTtttatgaaattacaaaaagataaaaCCAGTGCAAATAGTTgggattaaatagttgacacaacgaGTCACCACGTagttttctgacacagaatgaatgtggtcttaaaaaaaattaaaattaaaattcgacatttacctattatgatccattatccaaaatctaaatacatggttagatttagCATAATTATCATAGAAaccaaagaattcaatttttgataaaatcaaataatatttattttagaccctttatacatcaatgtggaccaatttgataatctgggccaaatattaaaaatctaaatacattgttagattcagcatattgaagaaccccatatattaattttttgttgaaatcaaacaaagtttaattttggaccccgatttggaccaacttgaaaactcggcccataataaaaaatcaaagtacatgtttagattcagcatatcacagaaccccaagaattcattttttttttaataaaactaagtttaattttggaccctttagaccttaATGTTAACCAATTGGAAAACAGGACCAAAtattaagaatctaaatacacggttagattcggcatatcaaagaaccccaacgattcattttttgatgaaatcaaacaaattttaattgtttttggacTCTTTTGGCCTCTTATTCCTACAATGTAAATCGTTGGGACCAAAgatcccaaaatcaatcccaaccttcctatTGTGGTTATAAACGTTGTGTGAAATTTCATAGACTTCTATTGACTTATACTATAAAGATATGgtgcaaaaaacaagaaaaaatgcttatttgggacttttttgccccttattcctaaactgttgggaccaaaactccctaaatcaatcccaagctctcttttgtggtcataaaatttatgttaatatttgaGTTAGACTCGTGACCACGTTTACTAGTGGCAGGTACTTTTCTACCTGCTTTTCGATGAGGCCACATCAAAGAAGAAGTGTATGAAATAAACGAAAACAGCAAAGGACACAGTcgaaaattatttcttaattcttTACCTTCAGTGACGATCCGTGCCATAGTGTATGACAAAGTAGAGCACCAATGTGTCCCGTCTTTCTCAAAAACCGGAATCGTTAAAGGAGTACTTTAAATGACTTAAATCTGGAAAAAAGTATAACAATCTTAAACTATTGAAAAAACtatttgaagaatatttatttgttgtaaaaaaaatcctttaagtATCGACTCATGGTGTTTATACTAATCCTACTATCCTTTAGTTTATTGAATGTTATTTGCATTATTATACCTCATCGTTAAATTatgttgtgtgtgtgtgtgtgtgtattttCTGTACTGTTTTTATACAGATTTCTCCAGAAAGCACAAGCATGttaagtttataaatataagcCCATTGATTCATACCACATTGTCAGCTCCACAATGACACATGTTAAACAATCCAAACGAAAAAACAACTGCATAAATTATGTACAAAGTAATTAAACACAGCCACAAAATACAACCAGTGAAAAACAGGGGCCGTGTCAACGAAGCTGTCCTAGGAcaaagacatgtcttaggatggtcttagA
The genomic region above belongs to Mytilus trossulus isolate FHL-02 chromosome 7, PNRI_Mtr1.1.1.hap1, whole genome shotgun sequence and contains:
- the LOC134726463 gene encoding uncharacterized protein LOC134726463, with translation MARIVTEDIEAVIRHYHRIGYTHTIICHLLNQRHAVPMKYEYLKRKVLPRLGLNNRRGVSKLTDFDIVLSTIEREMGLKEDISIADMHHRLKVNYGFVVRR